AGTGCCTGCGCCGCGGCCTGCGCATACGCACCGCCCGAACCGATCGCGCAAATGCCGTTTTCCGGATCGAGCACGTCGCCGTTACCCGTGATGACGAGCGTGGTTTGCGCGTCGGCGGCAATCAGCATGGCTTCCAGCCGACGCAGCATGCGATCCGTGCGCCAGTCTTTCGCGAGCTCGACGGCGGCGCGTGTCAGGTTGCCCTGGTGTTTTTCCAGCTTGGCTTCGAAGCGGTCGAGGAGCGAAAACGCGTCGGCCGTGCCGCCCGCGAAACCGACCAGGACCTTGCCGCCATAGATGCGGCGCACTTTCTTCGCGCCGCCTTTCATCACGATATTGCCGAGGGTGACCTGGCCGTCGCCACCGAGGGCGACCTTGTCGCCGCGTCGTACGGAGACGATGGTCGTGCCGTGAAATTGTTCCATGTGCATTCCTTTGAAAGCGGAGTGGGCGCGGCGGCCGATAGACCGGTGTGCCGCCGCGCCGCCGGGGAATCCGTTGGGAGCGTGAGGCGTTCGGGCGCGCTGCAATGTTGCGCTCGAACAGACTCTGGCCACGCCCGCGCCACGAAAGCGCGTCCAGTTTATTTTAGGGCGCTGAGGAATTTATCAAGACGCTTCTTGCGCCATCTTGTGTGCGACGGCGTTTTGGGTCGCCAGCCTGACGGAGTAAGTCCGATCGGCTGCAAATACAGCGTACAAAAACAAAAAGGCACACGATTTTTCGTGTGCCTTTTGTGTTTTCCAGCGGTGTTTTTCACCGCTTTCCAATCGCTTCGATACAAATCCCGGCGGCAGCTTTCCCGCCGCGGTCCAGGCCGCAGCGTACGCCGCTCCGGCAGATCAGTCGCCGAACAACTTTTGGCGCAGTTCGCGTCGTTCCTGCGCTTCGAGCGAGAGCGTTGCCGTCGGGCGCGCGATCAGGCGGGGGATGCCGATGGGCTCGCCCGTTTCTTCGCACCAGCCGTAGTCGCCGGACTCGATACGCGCCAGCGACTGCTGCACTTTCTTCAGCAGCTTGCGTTCGCGGTCGCGTGTGCGCAGTTCGAGCGCGTGCTCTTCCTCGATCGTCGCGCGATCAGCAGGGTCCGGAACGATGACGGTTTCCCGCAGGTTTTCCGTCGTCTGGCCCGCATTCTTGAGAATGTCGGCCTGCAACTGTTCCAGCCGGACCCTGAAGAACGCGAGTTGATCCTCGTTCATGTAATCCTTGTCGGCCATCTTCAGGATTTCGTCTTCGGTCAACAATCGTTTCGTCGTCATCTGGCTTGCTTCTTCAATGTGGGGCGATGTCGTTCGCCATCTTCGCGGTCGCTCGCCGCGCTCGCCGCCGCCGTTGTCCGGTTTACCCGCACTTCAGCGATATTCGCCAACAATTACTGCATGCACTTACTACGCTAAACGGGCTGCGACTCTCGCGGCGCT
This window of the Caballeronia sp. SBC1 genome carries:
- the dksA gene encoding RNA polymerase-binding protein DksA is translated as MTTKRLLTEDEILKMADKDYMNEDQLAFFRVRLEQLQADILKNAGQTTENLRETVIVPDPADRATIEEEHALELRTRDRERKLLKKVQQSLARIESGDYGWCEETGEPIGIPRLIARPTATLSLEAQERRELRQKLFGD
- the hslV gene encoding ATP-dependent protease subunit HslV, with the translated sequence MEQFHGTTIVSVRRGDKVALGGDGQVTLGNIVMKGGAKKVRRIYGGKVLVGFAGGTADAFSLLDRFEAKLEKHQGNLTRAAVELAKDWRTDRMLRRLEAMLIAADAQTTLVITGNGDVLDPENGICAIGSGGAYAQAAAQALSENTELSPRDIVEKALTIAGDMCIYTNHNRVIETIE